CTATGGGACCCATTACGGATGAGCTTAAGCTCTCATTAGATCATGCAATGAAAATCTGATACAACCGGCTCGTTAATGTCATCGATTTCTCCTTGGAATGGCAAGGCATTCTCACTGCCTTGTCATTCTTGCTGCCTTGTCATTCTTGAACTGCGTACGTCATCTTCCTCTAAAAGCCCCGCTCTATTTCTTTCACGTCTATGACATGTGATAGATTTCACTGATTTTTCGCCAAAACAAGATGTTTCCGTTAAAATCTATCGCTTTAAAGGATTGATGAATGACAGGGTCCAACATATAATATGGGTACATTCAATCCTCCCAGAATTTTGAAAGGAGATTTGCAGTGCTGCCCTATTCCAGCCCTAATCATGATTTTGCCTTTGAACAATCTGTAATCGGAATGGCAATGGTATCGCTTGATGGAACGATTCTCAAGGTCAATTCGGCACTATGTGATCTATTGGGATATTCGCAGCAGGAGTTAACTGCCGGGGCGCCGCAAGAAGAAAACAGCTTCCGCGAATTACTGAATCGAGTGGTTCAGAACGCAAAAGCTGCACATGGGCTTCAGCAATCCCTAATCCCGTTTGAATATGCTTATTGCCATCCGTCCGGTCGCGAGTTATACCTTAATGCACGTTGCTCTGTTGAGCAGGATCCGGAGCAGGGTCCCAAGGGATATTTGGTACAATTTGAGGATCGAACGCTGCTGAGACAGCTCATGAAACAGCTGGAGCAGATGGAACAGAAGCTCAACGAGAAGGAACATTCGTTTCTGCAGCTGCTGGAAGGACTTCCCCTCTCCGTACTCATCACAAAAAAAGGCATTGTCCACTATGTTAATCCTGCCGCGCTCAGACTTGTTAACGCTGCGCATCCCCGTGACGTCCTTGGAATTTCAACCGACGTGATCGTCGACGCATCGTACCATAACGCATTGATGAAACGCAGGGCAAAATATGCGGAGAACGGAGAGCTCGGAAGCTTCAATTATCTGATACGCTGTCTGGACGGACAAAAGAAGATGGTCACCGGGTTCACGTTAATCATCAATTATGAAGGCGAGAAGGCCGCTGTCGGCATCTTTAAAGACATCACAGAGCAGCGGGCAGAAGAGGATCGCGTGATGCAATCCGAGAAGCTGACCACCGCCGGCCAGTTGGCCGCTGGCATTGCCCATGAAATTCGAAATCCATTAACTTCGATTAATGGATTCGTGAAGTTGCTGCGATCCGCGGAGCGCAGCAACGAGCTTTATTTTGAAATCATTGAATCGGAGCTCAAACGCATCGAGCTCATTGTCAATGAACTCCTGGTGCTCTCGAAACCGCAGGGCGTTCACATCAGCGGACCCATCGACGTGTTTGCCATTATGGAACAGATCATTACGCTGATGAAGGTTCAAGCTGCCCTCAAAAACATCGAGATCATCCCTCATTATCCGAGGGTTCCGGTCTTCGTTCAGGGTGAAGTAAACCAGCTCAAGCAAGTATTCATCAATCTGCTAAAAAATGCCATGGAAGCGATGAATCAAGGTGGTACCATTACCTTAGACATTTTGCACAATTCTCAAGAGGTTCAAATTATCGTGCAGGATGAAGGGGTTGGAATGACACAGGAGCAAATCCAATCCCTGGGACAGCCTTTTGTTACAACCAAAGACACCGGGACGGGACTCGGAATGATGATTACCAAGAACATTATTCATAATCATGGCGGAACGATGAACGTAGAGAGCATACCTGATCACGGGACAACCTTTACGATCCATTTACCGGCTTTATAACGCATACATATTATCGGAGGAAAAGGCATGGACAATCAGGAACCAAAAACACATAAACAATTTGCGATGGACTGCTTCAATCAGGTATGGGATATCTTGGAGAACAAACAACGTACACCGGAAGACGAAGAAAACATGATTCACATATGTCACAGCTCGTTTTGGCACTGGACACGGGTTGAAGATCATACACAGCGCAACCTTTCCATTGGATATTGGCAGCTCTCCAGAGTGTATGCGGTAGCGGGTCAAGGCGAACAAGCACTGCGTTATGCCAAGCGCTGCATCATTGTCGGATCATCGGCAAGCCTCGAACCATTCTATATAGGTTACGGGTATGAAGCGGAAGCCCGAGCCTATCTGGTCCTGGGAAACAAGGAGCAAGCTATGGCGTCCAAAGAAAACGCGACAAGGTATCTCGATAGGGTAACCGACAAGGAGAGCCATCAGATGCTTGCGAACGATCTCAAGAATCTGTAATCGGACACGGCCTTCCTCTGAGCAGACCCCTTATCGGAATGGTGCAGCCAGTTGATAACCGATATGATAAAAGACTTCTCTGATTAAAAAAGGGACTTTGCTTCTCAGGCTCTGATACGCACTCCGGGATGCGGGTGAAGGATTGGCTTCCAGGCCCATATCTTCTGCCATCATCATCGCCCGCTTCATATGCAGCGGGTCACTTACAATAAGGTAGGAGGACAGCCCTGCTGAATCTCCTACCTTATTGGCATAATGCAGATTTTGCTCGGTGATCCTCGAAGCCGTTTCGATAAGGATATCGCTCTCTGGAACACCGTGCTTGATGGCATACTGCCTGGCGACTTCCGATTCAGCAAGTTCATCCTCCGAACTACGTCCACCTGTAAATATCAGCTTGTTTACGAACTGACGGTCATACAGCCAAAGTGCATGATCAATGCGTCCCTGAAAAACAGGCGAAGGCTCTCCTTCCCATACTGCAGCCCCCAGCACTATTGCTGCATCAGCCGGGATATTCACTATTCTTTGTGCGTAGTTCCAAATCGTGCTGCCCACATATATCGTATAAATCAGCAGGATTCCCATTAGTCCCAGCAAAACTCGAATCACGATACGCTTTCTTCTGCCCCCCGCTTCCCTTGCCGGCATATTTCGCATCATGTTGCACCTCCAAGCCCAATCTTAATCTAGCTAAGGCATCCGTTCTAAGCAAGCCGCCCTTATTCACAGATTTCAGAAAAAATAAGCCCAATGCACCTCATTGTTATGAGAGATACATTGGGCACGCATGTTACAACAACAGAACTATGAAATAGTACGCCATTCAGACTTTAGCATAGCATAGGAATACTCATCCCACCAAATATCGCCACGAGGGATACACTGTTGAAAATAGCCTTCTCTCCTCATGCCCAGCTTCTCCATCACCCGGTACGAAGGTGTATTCTCGGGCTGGCATGTCGCAATGATTCGATGCAACCCCAATACCTCGAAGCCGTGCTGAAGCAAAGCTCTGGCGGCTTCCGTGGCAAACCCCCTACGATGATAGGTCGAATTAAACACCCAGCCGATTTCATACGTATGTTCGCCGAACCATGGATGAAACACCATGTGACCAATCACATGCTGATCTTCCTGCAGCATAACCGCATAATGATGAGCTTTTTCACCCTTGTTCTGCTCCAAAAATTGCTTCACCGTTTCTTCCGTATGCACCGGCTCAGGCATGTAATGCATCACCACCGGATCGGATGTATACTGCAGAACATCCTGCCAATCATCTGGTTCAAACTCGCGAATCACTAATCTTTCG
Above is a window of Paenibacillus sp. FSL K6-1330 DNA encoding:
- a CDS encoding ATP-binding protein, whose translation is MLPYSSPNHDFAFEQSVIGMAMVSLDGTILKVNSALCDLLGYSQQELTAGAPQEENSFRELLNRVVQNAKAAHGLQQSLIPFEYAYCHPSGRELYLNARCSVEQDPEQGPKGYLVQFEDRTLLRQLMKQLEQMEQKLNEKEHSFLQLLEGLPLSVLITKKGIVHYVNPAALRLVNAAHPRDVLGISTDVIVDASYHNALMKRRAKYAENGELGSFNYLIRCLDGQKKMVTGFTLIINYEGEKAAVGIFKDITEQRAEEDRVMQSEKLTTAGQLAAGIAHEIRNPLTSINGFVKLLRSAERSNELYFEIIESELKRIELIVNELLVLSKPQGVHISGPIDVFAIMEQIITLMKVQAALKNIEIIPHYPRVPVFVQGEVNQLKQVFINLLKNAMEAMNQGGTITLDILHNSQEVQIIVQDEGVGMTQEQIQSLGQPFVTTKDTGTGLGMMITKNIIHNHGGTMNVESIPDHGTTFTIHLPAL
- a CDS encoding YdcF family protein encodes the protein MMRNMPAREAGGRRKRIVIRVLLGLMGILLIYTIYVGSTIWNYAQRIVNIPADAAIVLGAAVWEGEPSPVFQGRIDHALWLYDRQFVNKLIFTGGRSSEDELAESEVARQYAIKHGVPESDILIETASRITEQNLHYANKVGDSAGLSSYLIVSDPLHMKRAMMMAEDMGLEANPSPASRSAYQSLRSKVPFLIREVFYHIGYQLAAPFR
- a CDS encoding GNAT family protein, with translation MDIVTERLVIREFEPDDWQDVLQYTSDPVVMHYMPEPVHTEETVKQFLEQNKGEKAHHYAVMLQEDQHVIGHMVFHPWFGEHTYEIGWVFNSTYHRRGFATEAARALLQHGFEVLGLHRIIATCQPENTPSYRVMEKLGMRREGYFQQCIPRGDIWWDEYSYAMLKSEWRTIS